The sequence GCGTTTGAGGGGTGCCGCATAAACTATATTTCATGGGAATGATAAGCAGATGAGGCCCATTAAAGTGATTTAGCAATATAGGCGGCAGAGATTTTTGCTCTTTTAAAGACGCACCTTCATTAAGTTTTGTACTTACCAAAAGGTCAGGTGGGTTTATCAATAACGTCTCTGCAGAAAAAACCCTGTAATGTTTCTTTTGCCCAGATAGAGAGATAAAACCAGCCTCTTTTAAGAGATCTTCCAAAAGCAAGTCATCATTGTCACCATAAAAGGCAGCTTTGAGTAAAGGTGGTTTCAGATGAGAGCGAATTTCATGAAGAGATGATGTAAATTCATGGATGACTGTCTCTCCCTGAGAGGGGACATCTAACCATAAAGCCAAATCTTTAATTTGTTTTGTTATGTCATCAAGTTTCTGGACAGGGGGAAGCTGATAAAAAGGGATATTTTGAAGCTGCGCAATTTTCTGCACTGAATGATGCCCCCATAATCCTTCTATAATATGGGTGGGATGATATTTCAAAATTTCTTCTCCCTCGGGCCTTATAGTCGCAAAAGCTCTCGCCCTGACACACATTACAGATTCAGAACAATTTTGAGAGAGCTTACTTAAAGCAGCAATATCCTGAGACCTTAAAAGAGAAAGCACTAATTGATCAGAACAGAGATTAAGAGAGGCAACATGTTTTATGTTTGCTGGCTGTGCCGCAGCCTGAAAGGCATAACCTGCAAGACTAAGCAGCAAACATAACAGTTTTTTATTTTTCCGCCCTCTATTAAAGCCCAATTGTAACACCCCCATAAAAAGAGCGAGAAGGTTGGCTATATCCTGCGGGATTTTCGTAACGCTCATTGGCCATGTTATCAGCCCTTATGAATAACTGGGCCTGTTTAGTAAGATTATATTGAGCCGATAAATCGAGAGTGACATACCCTTCTGACCGTATTTTTTTAAAGTTATAACGGTCTATATCATGCCAAGAACTTACATAGAGCACAGAAGGCACAATTGTTAGATCCTTGATTGGTGTCCAAATCAGTGAAGAGGTAATTTTATGTTTGGGGCGGCGCGCCAACATGGCATGCTCTTCCAAATCCCGTGCTATGACGTAACTATAGCTGCTTTGCCACTGTAAAGAAGATAGAAACTTTGCCGTGAAATATGCCTCCATACCATGTGTTTTGGCGCGTGCTACATTAAGATAGCTATATGCCTTCATGGAAGGAACATAGGCATAATTTATGAGATTATGGACATGATTTTCATAATAATCAGCGCCAAAAACAAAGCGATCTTTTAAAAGATGTTCCTCAAACCCGGCATCAAATCCTATGAGTTTTTCTGCTTTAAGATTAGGATTGGCAAAGCTATTAAAATCGGGATAACTCACAAAAAGCTGATTTAAAGATGGACCATGAAACCCTGTTCCACCACTTGCTTTTAAGGTCAAACCTGTATGGGGAACTTTAATGGCAGGAGCCACGCGCCATGTAACATAATGACCGTAACGTGAATTTTGATCGAAGCGGATATTAGCCGCTCCATAAAAAATATCGCGCCAGTTTCCTTCTAGCTGACCGTAGCCGGCATCTGTTACTGTCTGATAGCGAGCCGGACGGATCAATCTTTCTTTGATATGATCATACCCTACCAAAAATGAAGCATTTTGCCCAAGATGGGTAAGGCCTCGCCAGTCAGCCTTTAAACGGTCACCTCTATTAAAAGCAATATCTGCTTGCCCCGCTGTACGGTCACGACGGCGATAAGTTACATATCCCAGTCCTGCATATTGCTCGAAAGCACCATGAAATAAAACAAGTTTGGTCTCGCCTCTTATAATAGCCTGATTAAGGTTGTTTTCATTTCGTAATGAAGTGGGAACAGACACGTAGTCTGGTGGTAAGGATTGATCCGCTTCAAAATCATAATCAGCTTGCGTTAAATGTGATGTTAAAGTGAAAGTTAGATTTTCCAGCATGTCATAATCAAAACGCAAGTTAGCCGTTCTGTTATCGTTTCGATTAGTGGCTATTTTGCTTTCTATTTTTTGCCTGTAATATCGGGGCACAGCCTGGTAACGTCCGACATGATTATGAGAGAGTTCTATGAAATAATGAAATTTTTCGAGCTGTCCTGAAAGATAAGCCATTTGGTTGGCTGTGCTATAAGTGCCACCTTCAATACGCAGCCCTGTTTTTAAAGACCCTCTCCCTTTTTGTGTCTTCATATCTATAACACCACCCATCGCATCAGCGCCATAAAGACCACTTTGCGGGCCACGCAAGATTTCAACGCGTGCTAAACCATCAGTCAAAAACTGGGCAGTGTCAAAAGCCCCCGCTGGCCCGGAAGGATCATTAATATCCATGCCATCGAGACGTAATTTTACCTCATTGGCATTTAACCCACGCATGAAGATAGAACCTGTCCCGCCAGGGCCACCTGTCCTTACCATATTGAGGCCTGGGGTATGAGCCAGGAGCGTAGAAAGATCGCGCCTTTGAGTTATCTCAATATCATGGGCCGTGATAACCGTAACCTGAGTGCCAGTTTCCTGGGTTAAACGCGGCATAAGCTCGGAGGTTACAGTAATATTTTCGGGGTTTGTCTTTGGATTATTAACGTCCCCATATGCGGGACCATTATAAAGGAAACTTACAAATATCAGACAAAGGACAATCCCTAAAACGTTCACAAATTAACCCAGTTTTATAAAGAGAACAAAGATAGGGAGAGATAAATCAATTTCGTAAGTAAAAATCAAGAATATCTCGTGCTTGAGCTAAAGAGAGAGACTCCTTAAGGTAAAAAGGTCGTAAAAAAACAAAAGATTATTGATCATGAGCCGGTTTCGTTTTCTGCACGCTGCTGATATTCACCTTGATAGCCCAATGAAAGGGCTGAGACAGCGTTTTTCTGACGATTCTGTCATTGAAAGGCTCGATAATAAGCCAAATCGTAAAGCCCTTGATAATCTTGTTGAGCTTGCCCTTAGAGAAAAAGTAGCTTTTGTTATTTTATCTGGAGATCTCTATGACGGCTCCTGGAAGGATTCAGGCACAGGCCATTATATGCTCAGGGCCTTAAGCCGCCTGACAGCAAAAAACATTCCCGTTTACTATGTCGCAGGTAATCATGATGCAGACTCTGTCATTATCAAAGAATTACCTATGACAGCCGAGATCCACAAATTTCCTTCAAAAAAACCCAGCACCAAAATTATAGAAGAGCTTAAAGTAGCTCTTCATGGGTTAAGTTTTGAAACAAAATCTATAAATAACAATGTTATTCCCGACTTTCCCTCTCCCGAACCAGGATATTTTAATATAGGGATATTACATACATCCCTTGAGGGTAATTACGAAAATCACATATCCTATGCTCCCTGTAGTACGACAGACCTGATTAATAAAAATTATGATTACTGGGCCTTGGGGCATGTTCATAAACATAAAATCATTCATCAAGATCCCTGGATTGTATATCCAGGTGTTTTGCAGGGACGTAATATTAGGGAGACTGGGGCTTCTGGGGTCTGTTTGATTGATGTTGAAGATCACGAAGTAAAAGAAGTGCGCTTTGTGCCCTGTGATGTTTTACGCTGGGAAGAGGTCACCATTGATCTGACGAGCATAACTTCATGGGAAGACATGCTAGATCTTGCCAAAAGCGCTTTTGAAAGAGCTATCGAAAATTCTGGGGGCTATTTGCTTCTTGTCAGATGCATTCTAACAGGTGCAACGTCATTAAATGACAGGATTTTAGCTAGTCATGACTTGGTTGATGATATCTCAGCTCTTCTCCATCCTTTAAATGGCGATGAAACCGTTATTGCGCTGGAAAAAATAGAGTGCAAAACGACACTTCTCCAAAAAGAACTTAATCAATCCCAGCTTTCTGCCCTTGATGAAGCTTTAGATGATGTTTTGAAAGAAGAGCACTTATCAGTAACATTGAAGAAGAATTTAACACCTCTTTTGACGTTACTGCCCCATCAGATTGATAAAACCATTTATGAAGAAGAGGCATTTGAGGAGCTGGTTGGCAAAGCCGCCCGTGCCCTACGCTTTCAACTAAGCCAGCAGGATAAATAATGCGTTTTGAAAAATTAAGTCTAACGCCTTATGGCTCTTTGAAAGAAAAACATTTTCACTTCCCGCAAAAAGAGCGGGATTTGCATATTATTTTCGGACCAAACGAGGCTGGCAAATCAACAACATCAGCAGCCATACGCGACTTTCTCTTTGGATTTCCCTTCCGCTCCAAAGGAGATGACTGGAAAAGCCGCACAAAATTCCGTGTAGGCGGTACTATCAGCCATAAAGGGCAATTATTAAGTGGTGTAAGACGATCATCCCGAAAAGCAAGTTTTTACGATGAGACAGACCAAAATGAACTAGACGATCAGCTTATTAAGGAGTGCCTAGGCTCATTAGACCGTGAAAATTTTGAAAAATTCTGGTCACTTGATCATTACAGACTGAGAGACGG comes from Aristophania vespae and encodes:
- a CDS encoding ABC transporter substrate-binding protein, which encodes MSVTKIPQDIANLLALFMGVLQLGFNRGRKNKKLLCLLLSLAGYAFQAAAQPANIKHVASLNLCSDQLVLSLLRSQDIAALSKLSQNCSESVMCVRARAFATIRPEGEEILKYHPTHIIEGLWGHHSVQKIAQLQNIPFYQLPPVQKLDDITKQIKDLALWLDVPSQGETVIHEFTSSLHEIRSHLKPPLLKAAFYGDNDDLLLEDLLKEAGFISLSGQKKHYRVFSAETLLINPPDLLVSTKLNEGASLKEQKSLPPILLNHFNGPHLLIIPMKYSLCGTPQTLHIMKLLIQAHNALLEGE
- a CDS encoding TonB-dependent receptor plug domain-containing protein — translated: MNVLGIVLCLIFVSFLYNGPAYGDVNNPKTNPENITVTSELMPRLTQETGTQVTVITAHDIEITQRRDLSTLLAHTPGLNMVRTGGPGGTGSIFMRGLNANEVKLRLDGMDINDPSGPAGAFDTAQFLTDGLARVEILRGPQSGLYGADAMGGVIDMKTQKGRGSLKTGLRIEGGTYSTANQMAYLSGQLEKFHYFIELSHNHVGRYQAVPRYYRQKIESKIATNRNDNRTANLRFDYDMLENLTFTLTSHLTQADYDFEADQSLPPDYVSVPTSLRNENNLNQAIIRGETKLVLFHGAFEQYAGLGYVTYRRRDRTAGQADIAFNRGDRLKADWRGLTHLGQNASFLVGYDHIKERLIRPARYQTVTDAGYGQLEGNWRDIFYGAANIRFDQNSRYGHYVTWRVAPAIKVPHTGLTLKASGGTGFHGPSLNQLFVSYPDFNSFANPNLKAEKLIGFDAGFEEHLLKDRFVFGADYYENHVHNLINYAYVPSMKAYSYLNVARAKTHGMEAYFTAKFLSSLQWQSSYSYVIARDLEEHAMLARRPKHKITSSLIWTPIKDLTIVPSVLYVSSWHDIDRYNFKKIRSEGYVTLDLSAQYNLTKQAQLFIRADNMANERYENPAGYSQPSRSFYGGVTIGL
- a CDS encoding metallophosphoesterase family protein — its product is MSRFRFLHAADIHLDSPMKGLRQRFSDDSVIERLDNKPNRKALDNLVELALREKVAFVILSGDLYDGSWKDSGTGHYMLRALSRLTAKNIPVYYVAGNHDADSVIIKELPMTAEIHKFPSKKPSTKIIEELKVALHGLSFETKSINNNVIPDFPSPEPGYFNIGILHTSLEGNYENHISYAPCSTTDLINKNYDYWALGHVHKHKIIHQDPWIVYPGVLQGRNIRETGASGVCLIDVEDHEVKEVRFVPCDVLRWEEVTIDLTSITSWEDMLDLAKSAFERAIENSGGYLLLVRCILTGATSLNDRILASHDLVDDISALLHPLNGDETVIALEKIECKTTLLQKELNQSQLSALDEALDDVLKEEHLSVTLKKNLTPLLTLLPHQIDKTIYEEEAFEELVGKAARALRFQLSQQDK